In Plasmodium vivax chromosome 14, whole genome shotgun sequence, the genomic window gagttataaaatatattttaaataaaatttcaaagTTTTACAAATATTTGCTAAAGAAAGTGTTCAAAATTAATAAGtttctttttaacatattGCCCTATTTGTTGAGTTCCTTGCTGTACGCCACTTTGGTGAAGACCCTACCGATGtcgtttatttctttttttatttattcgattttttttccccttccctccGTCTACTCTGTCGTTATCATTTTGAAATATGTGTACCTGTCCAACATCAGCGAGTGCCTTATGGACACCGTTACGCTGAAGTTGAATTCTTCCAAATATATCAGCGCCATCAGTCAGTATGCCATGTTGAGGGACAGCGAGCCGGCGGAAGGAGGCGCAGGGGTAAAGGCGAACGAAGGTGATAAGGGAGGTGAAGATGAAAAGGGAGGTGGTGGCGAAAAAGAAGACAAAGTTGAAAAAGAAGGTGGAGGCGAAAAAACaagtgaaggagaaaaagcagataaaggagaaaaagcaGGTGAAGATGAAAAAGCAGGTGAAGATGAAAAAGCAGGTGAAGTTGAAAAATCAGGTGAAGGCGAAGAAGCAGGTGAAGTTGAAAAATCAGGTGAAGGCGAAAAAACGGATGAcgttgaaaaagaaaatgatcaCAAAACAACGGAGCTGAAAGCGGGCGAGCTTAAGGCGAACGCCcccaagaagaaaaagttctccctcttcagcCTGGAAAACTTTGGCTTTAACTCCAGAAAGAGGGACCggagcggcaaagcggtCGAAAACGAGGCCGAAAACGAAAACCGAAACAGCGGGGTgagggaggacccccccgcGAACAACCGCCGCCACAGCAGCATTTGCGAATCCGTAGGAGAATCCAaagcggaggaagaaaacagGGCCTCGTACTACGAAGTGCCCATTTTACTAGAATATTGGCTctttataaacattttaaaattttttaacttttttttttttttccgcaatTATAACAAAACCTCATTCATGTTTGAGTATTTTACCCTGTTCGTAATATGCCTGAACGTTAGCGAAAAGTTACACGAATTTGTCTTCCTAAAAGATTACAAATCATCCATCCTCGTTCGCATTTTGAAGAGTGTGTTAGTGAGCACAGTCGATTTTGTCTTATACACCTTATTCAACGTGAGACtggaaaacgaagaaaagaaagggaaaaaaaacgcagagCCAGATATGCAATATAACGAGAGAAGCAATTTACTAATTAAGCTATCCAAAATAGTAAAGGATAAATTGAAGCTAAACGAAACAGTTAAATTCAGCCTTACCTGTCTCAAGTCAGTCGTTACAGAAAATGTGGTTGAAAGTGTTAAGC contains:
- a CDS encoding hypothetical protein, conserved (encoded by transcript PVX_123500A), which encodes MFKRCLIFLVISIFSIALVVYKKVKHEGVSEEYYHGGAGGRPPWGCTDECSSNGEFCTMDYGDIGLDQDEYKIVNYKDTRISKMKKGLKHIFQPFFTEMKSETNSKHIISLFLEFFENSKVFLTVSMRSSYHMLYAYGIVLISLLKILFLWYIILEPYLQWLLLKVKMMYLNLDYKTKKYVMTMLCTFLSFLYLIYSGVIKYILNKISKFYKYLLKKVFKINKFLFNILPYLLSSLLYATLVKTLPMSFISFFIYSIFFPLPSVYSVVIILKYVYLSNISECLMDTVTLKLNSSKYISAISQYAMLRDSEPAEGGAGVKANEGDKGGEDEKGGGGEKEDKVEKEGGGEKTSEGEKADKGEKAGEDEKAGEDEKAGEVEKSGEGEEAGEVEKSGEGEKTDDVEKENDHKTTELKAGELKANAPKKKKFSLFSLENFGFNSRKRDRSGKAVENEAENENRNSGVREDPPANNRRHSSICESVGESKAEEENRASYYEVPILLEYWLFINILKFFNFFFFFRNYNKTSFMFEYFTLFVICLNVSEKLHEFVFLKDYKSSILVRILKSVLVSTVDFVLYTLFNVRLENEEKKGKKNAEPDMQYNERSNLLIKLSKIVKDKLKLNETVKFSLTCLKSVVTENVVESVKLPFYIKIFINLLIYMPQLILLIFPSFILKIYFAYFFFIFPIFGSLKCLEEKNSIHNKIYFICYFFFYNIASATVNHAFFKCLPFYNLYKILITISVQTVLKYIFNVLKVKS